The following are encoded in a window of Pagrus major chromosome 14, Pma_NU_1.0 genomic DNA:
- the ipo8 gene encoding importin-8 isoform X4: protein MDPNRIIQALKGTIDPNLRIAAENELNQSYKIINFAPTLLQIIVSEQVEFPVRQAAAIYLKNMVSQYWQDREPSLGEVVFPFNIHENDRQQIRDHIVEGIIRCPESIRAQLTMCLRAIIKHDFPGRWTAIVDKIGMYLQSQNSGSWYGSLLALYQLVKTYEYRKADEREPLLAAMQIFLPRVQQLIAQLLPDSTIFSVLIQKQILKIFHALVQYSLPLQLINNTVMTQWMEILRTIMDRDVPAETLEVDEDDRPELAWWKCKKWALRIITRLFERYGSPGNVTKEYYEFADFFLKTYAVGIQQVLLKVVDQHRQKQYVTPRVLQQCINYLNQGLSHSLTWKQMKPHMQAICQDVIFPLMCYKDEDEKLWQEDPYEYIRMKFNLYDDHALPATAAQSLLCKAARKRKEVLPQMMEFCHQILMDPSADPRRKDGALHCIGALSELLLKKRMYREQMELMLQNYVFPLLNSPMGYLRARSCWVLHCFSPLRFHDELVLRNAVELVKQDLIEDKEMPVKVEAAIALQTLVSNQEQAKLYIRPYIRPIMQELLHVVKETENDDLTNVIQKMICEYNQEVAAIAVDMTQNLAEIFTRVLQSEEYEENEDKTVMALGILSTIDTILTVMEDHKEITQQLEEICLQVIGLVLQKPIIEFYEEILSLAFGLTCQTISPQMWQLLGVLYEVFQHDCFDYFTDMMPLLHNYVTVDTDMLLSNPKHLEVIYSMCKKVLTIDAGEDAECHAAKLLEVIILQCRGRGIDQCIPLFVEAVLERLMRGVKSSELRTMCLQVAIAALYYNPALLIHTLDNMHFQHNPQPITAHFINQWMNDTEFFLGLHDRKMCIIGLSVLIELPSRPAVLEGVATQIVPSILLLFLGLKHLYASRLVNKPDLLARAGAQDEDQNEEIPSDEDEVNENRNAMQQQSSMQPGQGGEDDDEDEDDYWDDDGFEGTPLEEYSTPLDYDNGEDEYRFFTSALLRVQNTDAAWYQCLTAPLSDDQKKQLQEIYSISQQRRSTAAKGQ from the exons tCCTACAAGATCATCAACTTCGCTCCAACCCTGCTTCAGATCATTGTGTCTGAGCAGGTGGAGTTTCCTGTTCGACAGGCAG cggCCATCTACTTGAAGAACATGGTCAGTCAGTACTGGCAGGACAGGGAGCCGTCCCTGGGGGAGGTTGTCTTTCCCTTCAATATCCACGAGAACGACAGGCAGCAGATCAGAGACCACATAGTGGAGGGCATAATCCGCTGTCCAGAGTCCATACG CGCCCAGCTGACCATGTGTCTGCGAGCCATCATCAAACACGACTTCCCCGGCCGCTGGACCGCCATAGTGGACAAGATCGGCATGTACCTGCAGTCTCAGAACAGTGGCAGCTGGTACGGCAGCCTGTTGGCTCTCTACCAGCTGGTCAAAACATATGA GTACAGGAAAGCGGATGAGAGGGAGCCGTTGCTGGCAGCAATGCAGATCTTCCTGCCGAGGGTTCAGCAGCTCATCGCCCAGCTGCTGCCCGACTCCACTATCTTCTCTGTCCTCATCCAGAAACAAATCCTCAAGATCTTCCACGCTcttgtacag TACTCGCTGCCTCTTCAGTTGATCAACAACACAGTGATGACTCAGTGGATGGAAATCCTCCGAACCATCATGGACCGAGATGTCCCAGCT GAGACGTTGGAGGTTGATGAGGACGACCGCCCTGAGCTGGCGTGGTGGAAGTGTAAGAAGTGGGCGTTGCGCATTATCACCCGACTGTTTGAACG GTATGGAAGCCCTGGCAATGTGACAAAGGAGTACTATGAGTTTGCAGACTTTTTCCTCAAGACATATGCAGTGGGCATACAACAG GTCCTGCTGAAGGTGGTGGACCAGCACCGGCAGAAGCAGTACGTCACTCCTCGCGTCCTGCAGCAGTGCATCAACTACCTCAACCAGGGCCTGTCACACTCACTGACCTGGAAACAGATGAAGCCACACATGCAG GCCATATGCCAGGACGTCATCTTCCCTCTCATGTGTTACAAAGATGAGGATGAGAAGCTCTGGCAGGAAGACCCCTATGAGTACATCCGCATGAAGTTCA ACCTGTATGATGACCACGCCTTACCAGCCACCGCTGCCCAGAGCCTCCTGTGTAAAGCTGCCCGCAAGAGGAAGGAG GTTCTTCCTCAGATGATGGAGTTCTGCCACCAGATACTGATGGACCCCTCTGCTGACCCCCGCAGGAAGGACGGGGCCCTGCACTGCATCGGAGCTTTGTCTGAGCTCCTACTGAAG AAACGGATGTACAGGGAGCAGATGGAGCTGATGCTGCAAAACTATGTCTTCCCTCTGCTCAACTCTCCTATGGGTTACTTGCGAGCCAGG TCGTGCTGGGTGCTCCACTGTTTCAGCCCACTGCGTTTCCATGATGAGCTGGTGCTGAGGAACGCTGTTGAGTTGGTCAAACAGGACTTAATCGAGGACAAAGAGATGCCTGTCAAGGTAGAAGCTGCCATAGCTCTGCAGACGCTGGTCAGCAACCAGGAACAAG ccAAGCTGTACATCAGGCCCTACATCCGTCCGATCATGCAGGAGCTGCTGCATGtggtgaaagagacagagaacgATGACCTGACCAATGTCATTCAAAAGATGATCTGCGAGTACAACCAGGAGGTGGCCGCCATTGCTGTAGACATGACCCAGAACCTG GCGGAGATCTTCACCAGGGTCCTTCAGAGTGAGGAGTACGAGGAGAATGAGGACAAGACCGTCATGGCCTTGGGCATCCTCAGCACCATAGACACCATCCTCACTGTCATGGAAGACCACAAGGAG ATCActcagcagctggaggagatcTGTTTACAGGTGATCGGCCTGGTCTTGCAGAAGCCCATCATAG AGTTCTACGAGGAGATCCTATCGCTGGCATTCGGCCTCACCTGTCAGACCATCTCCCCCCAGATGTGGCAGCTTCTGGGCGTCCTGTACGAGGTCTTCCAGCACGACTGCTTCGATTACTTCACAG ATATGATGCCTCTCTTGCACAACTATGTTACCGTGGATACAGACATGCTCCTTTCCAACCCTAAGCATTTAGAGGTCATCTACAGCATGTGCAAAAAG GTGCTGACCATAGATGCAGGTGAAGACGCAGAGTGTCACGCTGCCAAACTGTTGGAGGTCATCATCCTGCAGTGCAGAGGCCGAGGCATTGACCAG TGTATCCCTCTGTTTGTGGAGGCAGTTCTGGAGCGGTTGATGCGGGGGGTGAAGTCCAGCGAGCTGAGGACCATGTGCCTGCAGGTGGCCATCGCTGCTCTGTACTACAACCCAGCCCTGCTCATCCACACTCTGGACAACATGCACTTCCAACACAACCCACAGCCCATCACTGCCCACTTCATCAACCAGTGGATGAACGACACCGAGTTCTTCCTCGG GCTCCATGACCGTAAAATGTGTATCATCGGCCTAAGTGTGCTGATAGAGCTGCCAAGCCGGCCGGCGGTGCTGGAGGGCGTTGCCACCCAGATTGTCCCCTCCATACTGCTCCTGTTCCTCGGCCTCAAACACCTCTACGCCTCCCGCCTTGTCAACAAACCAGACCTGCTGGCTCGTGCGGGGGCACAGGATGAAGACCAGAACG AGGAGATTCccagtgatgaagatgaggtGAACGAGAACCGTAACGCCATGCAGCAGCAGTCCAGCATGCAGCCGGGCCAGGGTGGcgaggatgatgatgaagacgaAGATGACTACTGGGATGACGACGGCTTTGAGGGAACGCCTTTGGAAGAGTACAGCACGCCTCTGGACTACGACAATGGAGAGGACGAGTATCGCTTCTTCACCTCTGCCCTCCTCC GGGTCCAGAACACTGATGCAGCCTGGTACCAGTGTTTGACAGCTCCGCTCAGCGATGACCAGAAGAAACAGCTGCAGGAGATCTACAGCATCTCACAGCAGCGGAGGAGCACGGCTGCCAAGGGCCAGTG
- the ipo8 gene encoding importin-8 isoform X2, whose protein sequence is MDPNRIIQALKGTIDPNLRIAAENELNQSYKIINFAPTLLQIIVSEQVEFPVRQAAAIYLKNMVSQYWQDREPSLGEVVFPFNIHENDRQQIRDHIVEGIIRCPESIRAQLTMCLRAIIKHDFPGRWTAIVDKIGMYLQSQNSGSWYGSLLALYQLVKTYEYRKADEREPLLAAMQIFLPRVQQLIAQLLPDSTIFSVLIQKQILKIFHALVQYSLPLQLINNTVMTQWMEILRTIMDRDVPAETLEVDEDDRPELAWWKCKKWALRIITRLFERYGSPGNVTKEYYEFADFFLKTYAVGIQQVLLKVVDQHRQKQYVTPRVLQQCINYLNQGLSHSLTWKQMKPHMQAICQDVIFPLMCYKDEDEKLWQEDPYEYIRMKFNLYDDHALPATAAQSLLCKAARKRKEVLPQMMEFCHQILMDPSADPRRKDGALHCIGALSELLLKKRMYREQMELMLQNYVFPLLNSPMGYLRARSCWVVHSVNSCWVLHCFSPLRFHDELVLRNAVELVKQDLIEDKEMPVKVEAAIALQTLVSNQEQAKLYIRPYIRPIMQELLHVVKETENDDLTNVIQKMICEYNQEVAAIAVDMTQNLAEIFTRVLQSEEYEENEDKTVMALGILSTIDTILTVMEDHKEITQQLEEICLQVIGLVLQKPIIEFYEEILSLAFGLTCQTISPQMWQLLGVLYEVFQHDCFDYFTDMMPLLHNYVTVDTDMLLSNPKHLEVIYSMCKKVLTIDAGEDAECHAAKLLEVIILQCRGRGIDQCIPLFVEAVLERLMRGVKSSELRTMCLQVAIAALYYNPALLIHTLDNMHFQHNPQPITAHFINQWMNDTEFFLGLHDRKMCIIGLSVLIELPSRPAVLEGVATQIVPSILLLFLGLKHLYASRLVNKPDLLARAGAQDEDQNEEIPSDEDEVNENRNAMQQQSSMQPGQGGEDDDEDEDDYWDDDGFEGTPLEEYSTPLDYDNGEDEYRFFTSALLRVQNTDAAWYQCLTAPLSDDQKKQLQEIYSISQQRRSTAAKGQ, encoded by the exons tCCTACAAGATCATCAACTTCGCTCCAACCCTGCTTCAGATCATTGTGTCTGAGCAGGTGGAGTTTCCTGTTCGACAGGCAG cggCCATCTACTTGAAGAACATGGTCAGTCAGTACTGGCAGGACAGGGAGCCGTCCCTGGGGGAGGTTGTCTTTCCCTTCAATATCCACGAGAACGACAGGCAGCAGATCAGAGACCACATAGTGGAGGGCATAATCCGCTGTCCAGAGTCCATACG CGCCCAGCTGACCATGTGTCTGCGAGCCATCATCAAACACGACTTCCCCGGCCGCTGGACCGCCATAGTGGACAAGATCGGCATGTACCTGCAGTCTCAGAACAGTGGCAGCTGGTACGGCAGCCTGTTGGCTCTCTACCAGCTGGTCAAAACATATGA GTACAGGAAAGCGGATGAGAGGGAGCCGTTGCTGGCAGCAATGCAGATCTTCCTGCCGAGGGTTCAGCAGCTCATCGCCCAGCTGCTGCCCGACTCCACTATCTTCTCTGTCCTCATCCAGAAACAAATCCTCAAGATCTTCCACGCTcttgtacag TACTCGCTGCCTCTTCAGTTGATCAACAACACAGTGATGACTCAGTGGATGGAAATCCTCCGAACCATCATGGACCGAGATGTCCCAGCT GAGACGTTGGAGGTTGATGAGGACGACCGCCCTGAGCTGGCGTGGTGGAAGTGTAAGAAGTGGGCGTTGCGCATTATCACCCGACTGTTTGAACG GTATGGAAGCCCTGGCAATGTGACAAAGGAGTACTATGAGTTTGCAGACTTTTTCCTCAAGACATATGCAGTGGGCATACAACAG GTCCTGCTGAAGGTGGTGGACCAGCACCGGCAGAAGCAGTACGTCACTCCTCGCGTCCTGCAGCAGTGCATCAACTACCTCAACCAGGGCCTGTCACACTCACTGACCTGGAAACAGATGAAGCCACACATGCAG GCCATATGCCAGGACGTCATCTTCCCTCTCATGTGTTACAAAGATGAGGATGAGAAGCTCTGGCAGGAAGACCCCTATGAGTACATCCGCATGAAGTTCA ACCTGTATGATGACCACGCCTTACCAGCCACCGCTGCCCAGAGCCTCCTGTGTAAAGCTGCCCGCAAGAGGAAGGAG GTTCTTCCTCAGATGATGGAGTTCTGCCACCAGATACTGATGGACCCCTCTGCTGACCCCCGCAGGAAGGACGGGGCCCTGCACTGCATCGGAGCTTTGTCTGAGCTCCTACTGAAG AAACGGATGTACAGGGAGCAGATGGAGCTGATGCTGCAAAACTATGTCTTCCCTCTGCTCAACTCTCCTATGGGTTACTTGCGAGCCAGG TCCTGTTGGGTGGTCCATTCAGTTAAT TCGTGCTGGGTGCTCCACTGTTTCAGCCCACTGCGTTTCCATGATGAGCTGGTGCTGAGGAACGCTGTTGAGTTGGTCAAACAGGACTTAATCGAGGACAAAGAGATGCCTGTCAAGGTAGAAGCTGCCATAGCTCTGCAGACGCTGGTCAGCAACCAGGAACAAG ccAAGCTGTACATCAGGCCCTACATCCGTCCGATCATGCAGGAGCTGCTGCATGtggtgaaagagacagagaacgATGACCTGACCAATGTCATTCAAAAGATGATCTGCGAGTACAACCAGGAGGTGGCCGCCATTGCTGTAGACATGACCCAGAACCTG GCGGAGATCTTCACCAGGGTCCTTCAGAGTGAGGAGTACGAGGAGAATGAGGACAAGACCGTCATGGCCTTGGGCATCCTCAGCACCATAGACACCATCCTCACTGTCATGGAAGACCACAAGGAG ATCActcagcagctggaggagatcTGTTTACAGGTGATCGGCCTGGTCTTGCAGAAGCCCATCATAG AGTTCTACGAGGAGATCCTATCGCTGGCATTCGGCCTCACCTGTCAGACCATCTCCCCCCAGATGTGGCAGCTTCTGGGCGTCCTGTACGAGGTCTTCCAGCACGACTGCTTCGATTACTTCACAG ATATGATGCCTCTCTTGCACAACTATGTTACCGTGGATACAGACATGCTCCTTTCCAACCCTAAGCATTTAGAGGTCATCTACAGCATGTGCAAAAAG GTGCTGACCATAGATGCAGGTGAAGACGCAGAGTGTCACGCTGCCAAACTGTTGGAGGTCATCATCCTGCAGTGCAGAGGCCGAGGCATTGACCAG TGTATCCCTCTGTTTGTGGAGGCAGTTCTGGAGCGGTTGATGCGGGGGGTGAAGTCCAGCGAGCTGAGGACCATGTGCCTGCAGGTGGCCATCGCTGCTCTGTACTACAACCCAGCCCTGCTCATCCACACTCTGGACAACATGCACTTCCAACACAACCCACAGCCCATCACTGCCCACTTCATCAACCAGTGGATGAACGACACCGAGTTCTTCCTCGG GCTCCATGACCGTAAAATGTGTATCATCGGCCTAAGTGTGCTGATAGAGCTGCCAAGCCGGCCGGCGGTGCTGGAGGGCGTTGCCACCCAGATTGTCCCCTCCATACTGCTCCTGTTCCTCGGCCTCAAACACCTCTACGCCTCCCGCCTTGTCAACAAACCAGACCTGCTGGCTCGTGCGGGGGCACAGGATGAAGACCAGAACG AGGAGATTCccagtgatgaagatgaggtGAACGAGAACCGTAACGCCATGCAGCAGCAGTCCAGCATGCAGCCGGGCCAGGGTGGcgaggatgatgatgaagacgaAGATGACTACTGGGATGACGACGGCTTTGAGGGAACGCCTTTGGAAGAGTACAGCACGCCTCTGGACTACGACAATGGAGAGGACGAGTATCGCTTCTTCACCTCTGCCCTCCTCC GGGTCCAGAACACTGATGCAGCCTGGTACCAGTGTTTGACAGCTCCGCTCAGCGATGACCAGAAGAAACAGCTGCAGGAGATCTACAGCATCTCACAGCAGCGGAGGAGCACGGCTGCCAAGGGCCAGTG
- the ipo8 gene encoding importin-8 isoform X1, giving the protein MDPNRIIQALKGTIDPNLRIAAENELNQSYKIINFAPTLLQIIVSEQVEFPVRQAAAIYLKNMVSQYWQDREPSLGEVVFPFNIHENDRQQIRDHIVEGIIRCPESIRAQLTMCLRAIIKHDFPGRWTAIVDKIGMYLQSQNSGSWYGSLLALYQLVKTYEYRKADEREPLLAAMQIFLPRVQQLIAQLLPDSTIFSVLIQKQILKIFHALVQYSLPLQLINNTVMTQWMEILRTIMDRDVPAETLEVDEDDRPELAWWKCKKWALRIITRLFERYGSPGNVTKEYYEFADFFLKTYAVGIQQVLLKVVDQHRQKQYVTPRVLQQCINYLNQGLSHSLTWKQMKPHMQAICQDVIFPLMCYKDEDEKLWQEDPYEYIRMKFNLYDDHALPATAAQSLLCKAARKRKEVLPQMMEFCHQILMDPSADPRRKDGALHCIGALSELLLKKRMYREQMELMLQNYVFPLLNSPMGYLRARSCWVVHSVNSCWVLHCFSPLRFHDELVLRNAVELVKQDLIEDKEMPVKVEAAIALQTLVSNQEQAKLYIRPYIRPIMQELLHVVKETENDDLTNVIQKMICEYNQEVAAIAVDMTQNLAEIFTRVLQSEEYEENEDKTVMALGILSTIDTILTVMEDHKEITQQLEEICLQVIGLVLQKPIIGMAEFYEEILSLAFGLTCQTISPQMWQLLGVLYEVFQHDCFDYFTDMMPLLHNYVTVDTDMLLSNPKHLEVIYSMCKKVLTIDAGEDAECHAAKLLEVIILQCRGRGIDQCIPLFVEAVLERLMRGVKSSELRTMCLQVAIAALYYNPALLIHTLDNMHFQHNPQPITAHFINQWMNDTEFFLGLHDRKMCIIGLSVLIELPSRPAVLEGVATQIVPSILLLFLGLKHLYASRLVNKPDLLARAGAQDEDQNEEIPSDEDEVNENRNAMQQQSSMQPGQGGEDDDEDEDDYWDDDGFEGTPLEEYSTPLDYDNGEDEYRFFTSALLRVQNTDAAWYQCLTAPLSDDQKKQLQEIYSISQQRRSTAAKGQ; this is encoded by the exons tCCTACAAGATCATCAACTTCGCTCCAACCCTGCTTCAGATCATTGTGTCTGAGCAGGTGGAGTTTCCTGTTCGACAGGCAG cggCCATCTACTTGAAGAACATGGTCAGTCAGTACTGGCAGGACAGGGAGCCGTCCCTGGGGGAGGTTGTCTTTCCCTTCAATATCCACGAGAACGACAGGCAGCAGATCAGAGACCACATAGTGGAGGGCATAATCCGCTGTCCAGAGTCCATACG CGCCCAGCTGACCATGTGTCTGCGAGCCATCATCAAACACGACTTCCCCGGCCGCTGGACCGCCATAGTGGACAAGATCGGCATGTACCTGCAGTCTCAGAACAGTGGCAGCTGGTACGGCAGCCTGTTGGCTCTCTACCAGCTGGTCAAAACATATGA GTACAGGAAAGCGGATGAGAGGGAGCCGTTGCTGGCAGCAATGCAGATCTTCCTGCCGAGGGTTCAGCAGCTCATCGCCCAGCTGCTGCCCGACTCCACTATCTTCTCTGTCCTCATCCAGAAACAAATCCTCAAGATCTTCCACGCTcttgtacag TACTCGCTGCCTCTTCAGTTGATCAACAACACAGTGATGACTCAGTGGATGGAAATCCTCCGAACCATCATGGACCGAGATGTCCCAGCT GAGACGTTGGAGGTTGATGAGGACGACCGCCCTGAGCTGGCGTGGTGGAAGTGTAAGAAGTGGGCGTTGCGCATTATCACCCGACTGTTTGAACG GTATGGAAGCCCTGGCAATGTGACAAAGGAGTACTATGAGTTTGCAGACTTTTTCCTCAAGACATATGCAGTGGGCATACAACAG GTCCTGCTGAAGGTGGTGGACCAGCACCGGCAGAAGCAGTACGTCACTCCTCGCGTCCTGCAGCAGTGCATCAACTACCTCAACCAGGGCCTGTCACACTCACTGACCTGGAAACAGATGAAGCCACACATGCAG GCCATATGCCAGGACGTCATCTTCCCTCTCATGTGTTACAAAGATGAGGATGAGAAGCTCTGGCAGGAAGACCCCTATGAGTACATCCGCATGAAGTTCA ACCTGTATGATGACCACGCCTTACCAGCCACCGCTGCCCAGAGCCTCCTGTGTAAAGCTGCCCGCAAGAGGAAGGAG GTTCTTCCTCAGATGATGGAGTTCTGCCACCAGATACTGATGGACCCCTCTGCTGACCCCCGCAGGAAGGACGGGGCCCTGCACTGCATCGGAGCTTTGTCTGAGCTCCTACTGAAG AAACGGATGTACAGGGAGCAGATGGAGCTGATGCTGCAAAACTATGTCTTCCCTCTGCTCAACTCTCCTATGGGTTACTTGCGAGCCAGG TCCTGTTGGGTGGTCCATTCAGTTAAT TCGTGCTGGGTGCTCCACTGTTTCAGCCCACTGCGTTTCCATGATGAGCTGGTGCTGAGGAACGCTGTTGAGTTGGTCAAACAGGACTTAATCGAGGACAAAGAGATGCCTGTCAAGGTAGAAGCTGCCATAGCTCTGCAGACGCTGGTCAGCAACCAGGAACAAG ccAAGCTGTACATCAGGCCCTACATCCGTCCGATCATGCAGGAGCTGCTGCATGtggtgaaagagacagagaacgATGACCTGACCAATGTCATTCAAAAGATGATCTGCGAGTACAACCAGGAGGTGGCCGCCATTGCTGTAGACATGACCCAGAACCTG GCGGAGATCTTCACCAGGGTCCTTCAGAGTGAGGAGTACGAGGAGAATGAGGACAAGACCGTCATGGCCTTGGGCATCCTCAGCACCATAGACACCATCCTCACTGTCATGGAAGACCACAAGGAG ATCActcagcagctggaggagatcTGTTTACAGGTGATCGGCCTGGTCTTGCAGAAGCCCATCATAGGtatggcag AGTTCTACGAGGAGATCCTATCGCTGGCATTCGGCCTCACCTGTCAGACCATCTCCCCCCAGATGTGGCAGCTTCTGGGCGTCCTGTACGAGGTCTTCCAGCACGACTGCTTCGATTACTTCACAG ATATGATGCCTCTCTTGCACAACTATGTTACCGTGGATACAGACATGCTCCTTTCCAACCCTAAGCATTTAGAGGTCATCTACAGCATGTGCAAAAAG GTGCTGACCATAGATGCAGGTGAAGACGCAGAGTGTCACGCTGCCAAACTGTTGGAGGTCATCATCCTGCAGTGCAGAGGCCGAGGCATTGACCAG TGTATCCCTCTGTTTGTGGAGGCAGTTCTGGAGCGGTTGATGCGGGGGGTGAAGTCCAGCGAGCTGAGGACCATGTGCCTGCAGGTGGCCATCGCTGCTCTGTACTACAACCCAGCCCTGCTCATCCACACTCTGGACAACATGCACTTCCAACACAACCCACAGCCCATCACTGCCCACTTCATCAACCAGTGGATGAACGACACCGAGTTCTTCCTCGG GCTCCATGACCGTAAAATGTGTATCATCGGCCTAAGTGTGCTGATAGAGCTGCCAAGCCGGCCGGCGGTGCTGGAGGGCGTTGCCACCCAGATTGTCCCCTCCATACTGCTCCTGTTCCTCGGCCTCAAACACCTCTACGCCTCCCGCCTTGTCAACAAACCAGACCTGCTGGCTCGTGCGGGGGCACAGGATGAAGACCAGAACG AGGAGATTCccagtgatgaagatgaggtGAACGAGAACCGTAACGCCATGCAGCAGCAGTCCAGCATGCAGCCGGGCCAGGGTGGcgaggatgatgatgaagacgaAGATGACTACTGGGATGACGACGGCTTTGAGGGAACGCCTTTGGAAGAGTACAGCACGCCTCTGGACTACGACAATGGAGAGGACGAGTATCGCTTCTTCACCTCTGCCCTCCTCC GGGTCCAGAACACTGATGCAGCCTGGTACCAGTGTTTGACAGCTCCGCTCAGCGATGACCAGAAGAAACAGCTGCAGGAGATCTACAGCATCTCACAGCAGCGGAGGAGCACGGCTGCCAAGGGCCAGTG